The following proteins come from a genomic window of Pirellula staleyi DSM 6068:
- a CDS encoding YiiX/YebB-like N1pC/P60 family cysteine hydrolase — MPAPSRRARERQIFVALLAVFVVLALVVVGATYGPAILARLRYQPREGDVIFQSLPHSPLVSAIEGATESPFSHCGIVARLDGNWVVYEAYAAVGATPLSEFLMRGRDEHFAVYRWRDDLQPLVPQLLEATRAYQGRPYDVRYQMDDEKIYCSELIYKAYRDASGGETVGKLVRFGDLRWQPFEKTITQIEQGPVPVDRQLITPKDLAAASQLQLIVSFGLP; from the coding sequence ATGCCAGCCCCTTCGCGACGCGCCCGGGAGCGACAGATCTTCGTGGCGCTCCTGGCAGTTTTTGTGGTGCTCGCGCTTGTGGTCGTAGGTGCCACGTATGGGCCAGCGATCCTCGCGCGGCTCCGCTATCAGCCGAGGGAAGGGGATGTGATTTTTCAATCGCTTCCCCATTCGCCACTGGTCAGCGCCATCGAGGGAGCGACCGAGTCTCCCTTTTCGCACTGTGGCATCGTTGCTCGGCTCGATGGCAACTGGGTGGTGTACGAAGCGTATGCCGCTGTCGGCGCAACACCCCTCTCGGAGTTTCTCATGCGCGGTCGCGACGAGCATTTTGCCGTCTACCGCTGGCGCGACGACCTGCAGCCGCTCGTCCCCCAACTGCTCGAAGCCACACGTGCCTATCAAGGTCGGCCCTACGATGTGCGTTATCAGATGGACGACGAAAAAATCTACTGCAGCGAGCTGATCTATAAAGCGTATCGCGATGCGAGCGGGGGCGAGACGGTCGGCAAGCTGGTCCGGTTTGGCGATCTCCGCTGGCAGCCGTTCGAGAAAACGATCACCCAGATCGAACAAGGACCGGTGCCGGTCGACCGCCAATTGATCACTCCCAAGGATCTGGCCGCCGCAAGCCAGTTGCAGCTGATTGTCAGCTTTGGATTGCCGTAG
- a CDS encoding Dabb family protein: MRSLLTMALLATTLLASSLATSLQAAEPQIGHMVFFTLKDNTPETRKTLIDACNKYLSKHEGTVYYSAGARGEEFAREVNDQTFDVALHLVFKDKAAHDLYATHPRHLKFIEECKANWKTVRVFDSLVTPVE; this comes from the coding sequence ATGCGCTCGCTGCTGACTATGGCTCTGCTGGCTACCACGCTCCTCGCTTCGTCCCTCGCAACTTCGCTGCAGGCTGCCGAACCACAAATCGGCCACATGGTCTTCTTCACACTCAAAGACAACACCCCCGAAACGCGCAAAACTTTGATCGATGCATGCAATAAATACCTGAGCAAACACGAAGGAACGGTGTACTACTCGGCTGGTGCACGTGGCGAAGAGTTTGCGCGCGAGGTGAACGATCAAACGTTCGATGTCGCTTTGCATTTGGTCTTCAAAGACAAAGCGGCTCACGATCTGTACGCCACTCACCCCCGTCACCTGAAGTTCATCGAAGAGTGCAAAGCGAACTGGAAAACCGTCCGCGTCTTCGATTCGCTCGTCACACCAGTGGAGTAG